Within Protaetiibacter intestinalis, the genomic segment CTGTACTCGGCGTGCGTGGAGGCGCTGCTCAACGGCGACGTCGACGCCGTCACGACCGACCAGGCCATCCTGATCGGCTACGCGGCGCAGCAGCCCGACAAGCTCAAGGTGGTGGGCGAGCCCTTCACCGAGGAGCGCTACGGCGTCGGGCTCATGAAGGGCGACGACGTGCTGCGCGCCCACATCAACCAGCTGTTCACGGACGGCGGCGACATCTGGCAGGCCATCTTCGACCGCAACCTCGGAGACTCGGGCATCCAGGTGACGCAGCCCGCGGTCGACGCCTACTGAGTTCGACCGCGAGCACATCGTCCCGGTGGCGGCGGATGCCGTCGCCACCGGGACGCGAAAGGAGATCAGGTGGGCGTCCTCTTCGACAACCTCGACCTGTGGGGTCAGGCCCTCGGCAACACGCTGCTGCTCTTCCTCGCGGGCGGCGCCATCGCCCTCGTGCTCGGCACGATCGTCGGGGCTATGCGGGTCTCCCCCGTGCCGATCGCACGGGCCGTCGGCACGATCTACGTCAATATCGTGCGGAATACCCCGCTCACCCTCATCTTCTTCTTCTTCGCCTTCGGCTACCCCCAGCTGCTGCCGAGCCCCGGCTTCACGGTGCTCGCCATGTGGGCCCTCGGGATCTACACGGCCACCTACGTGGCGGAGGTCATCCGCGCGGGGATCAACACGGTGCCGGTCGGGCAGGCCGAGGCGGCCCGCGCGATCGGGCTGCCGTTCGGCCAGGTGATGACGCTCATCGTGCTGCCGCAGGCGTTCCGCTCGGTCGTGCCGCCCATGATGAGCGTGTTCATCGCGCTCCTGAAGAACACGACCGTCGCGGCCGGCTTCTCCGTCATGGAGCTCGGCGTCATCCGCGCCTACCTGAGCGAACGGGGCGAAAACGCCCTCGTGGTGCTGCTGTGGGTGGCCGCCATCTTCGTCGTCCTCGTGCTGCTGCTGAGCCTGCTGCAGAGACGGCTCGAGAACAGCTGGAGGATCGCACGATGAGCTCCGTGCTGTACGACGTCCCCGGCCCCCGGGCGGTGCTGCGCAACCGCATCCTCGGGGTGGTCACGGTGCTCGTGATCGCGGGGCTGC encodes:
- a CDS encoding amino acid ABC transporter permease — protein: MGVLFDNLDLWGQALGNTLLLFLAGGAIALVLGTIVGAMRVSPVPIARAVGTIYVNIVRNTPLTLIFFFFAFGYPQLLPSPGFTVLAMWALGIYTATYVAEVIRAGINTVPVGQAEAARAIGLPFGQVMTLIVLPQAFRSVVPPMMSVFIALLKNTTVAAGFSVMELGVIRAYLSERGENALVVLLWVAAIFVVLVLLLSLLQRRLENSWRIAR